The sequence TTGAGTAAGTTCTTGAACACACCACCAGAGGTCTTTTCATCAGACCCTGTGATTGGTTGGTGAGTAGTACGGTATGTTTCAGACAGTAGGAAGTGATATGCTTCATCAATGCACTTCTGTTTGGTTAATTCCCACACGGCATCTTCCCTTGGTTGATCTTGGGGCTACAGATGGACACAGTAATTCCATGAAGTAATGCTCTCTTCCGAATGAACAGTCTGATATTTCGTGGATAGAAATGTTTTCCGGAGTTGTGTATGGGCTACTCGCTGGCTTTCTTGGGGCTGTTGCCTCCACTTCAGCCAAACTGTCACTTGGCGCTGACTacctgaaaggtgtgtgtgaaaCCGGTTTGAAAACCTGGGCTGGAGAAGACAGGATGTTCCAGCAAGAAAATGAAACTGCTCCATGCGACTGGGTAAAGTATGCTCTAAATCGTTTCAGTGCAGTGATTGCTCATGTCATGGCTTAAATGGGTTCACATCGACTAATTAGTAGCCTATGGATTTGATACTGACACGCAATTATCATGATAACATGTACGCATCATATCTAAATGAATGACAATGGTTTCGgtcattaactttttttttttgagggggggggggtggtttacAATTAAGGAAACTTGTTTATTTATGGATGCATGCGGGGTAGGGTAGATGTAAATGAGTGGGACTGAAGTTAAGGCATCCcatgttgtgtacagtatgcaagtCTCTGTGCTACTGGGCGTTGGTGCTTATAAAATGTCGTCCCCTGCCAAGCTTCACATCCCTTTACGGCTGCTGTGCGGGGGTCTGCTGTTCACCTGTAATGCTGTGATGTGGACCTTCTTCGCCAAAGCCCTCAGGCTCTCCTCGTCTTCTGCTCAGGCCACTGTCACCACCACTGCCTCCAACTTCATATCTTCAGTGAGTACagtcagagacacttatatatgaaagGACTTTGGTACAGTACACTACTCGCCCTGTACTCCTCAGAGGACCAGTTTCAGCAACCACAGCTGACTTATTGAGTTAAAGTCAATGCAGTGTTAACTCCGAATCATAATGGTGATTGATCTCTTAAAATACTGTGGTGTTCAATACGAATAGCAGCAGCAATCAAATCATATCAGAGTATTGGCTACAGACTATTCTGTTTTCTCTTAATTCCACGCAGGCATTCCTTGGGAGGCTGATCTTTGGCGAGACCCACGCTGCTCTCTGGTGGGTCGGCATCTCCCTCACCCTGTCAGGGCTGCTCATTCTGCATGGTTCCACAAACCGGGAATCACAGACAGCCGTGGCCACAAAGAATGACTGagaccatactgtatgtgatgtgctATGAACGCACtgccctgtccctgtccctgttgTTGACCAGTTGAAATGGATAGCAGTGGTCAATGAATGCACAGATAAAGTGGTGAGATAAAGTGAGCTACCCTTGAACAGGATGGATAGGACCTGAATGTTTGTTTAATTATATAACAATGCAATGTGCATGGCCACTAAATTATTCACAAAGCACAGCAGCCTTTGCACTACTGTCAGCATACTGGGCCATAAGTATGCTTGGCAATGGTTCATTTGTTGCTGTATTGAAGAGAATGTAACCTGCACTGCAAAAGGGAGTTTCTATGTTACCAATATGCTGCAAACTCTAAGAATCAAAGATCTGTATTGTTTAGCACCGACACAAAAAacatatctacagtacatgacacttGTCATAATATGCATCATTTGTTATTCACTTTGAACCTCTTTTGTAGAGTTAAAACTGTATTTTTACTGTTTCAGgtcatttgtatttgttttaagGCTACTCCTTTTGTTCACAGAAATTGTTAATATTATGGCAAACATTGGTCCACACACAAATGTGATTTCCAAATACAGCTTTTGTCTATATCTGCATCTAAGTGTCACACTTTTTCAAATAGTAGGGTGGGACTATGGGACTTGAAATTTGGGACGCTAGTCATCGGGGAGAGGATATGTTTGGTTTCCGGGCAAACTCCTGACCTAAATGGAGCCAACCTGAAATGACGTCTTCCAGGGAAGGCTTCACATCTATTTATAGGTGTGCCAGATAGGCGATGATACACTGCCTGTATTAAGTGTTTGAGGTTGGGATGCTATGTGACAAAGAGTTGGAACAATTTGGATTATTCCCTTTAATGCAAAATGTATTTGAAAATAATATTATTGCAGAATAAACACAATAATGCACATTTTGAGCAAATGAGGGTTATACTGGTGAAGGTTATTGCCAGATTATTCAAAACATCTGTGCTTTAACATGTGCCTCAGACAGACATCCATTGAATTGGACAGCGAGTGTTGGTTTAGATGGAAGTAAGGCACCTGGGCCAGTTAAAAACTATCCATAACCAACTAAACACAAAGAAAAATGTCATCTCAAAATGTCATCATTAAACGTAATTTTCTCAATATAAAAGGCATTACAGAAAGTTCTTCAATAAACGTACTGTCTGGCTGAAACAGCCTTGCTTGTGCATTTGGTAACGTAGATAATAGTCCCGGTTTAGTCCCCTGTGTGGACCGGGGGAAAAAAGGCACTGTGGGTGTGTAGCATGTCGTCATTAACCTGGCTCGTCTCAAGGGAATCTTCAAGGGAAGGGAATCTCGATCACGTCCTCCTCGATGATGTCCCCTGGCGGCGCGGGCGGGACTTGCTCCGAGGGCGTCCTCCTCTTGCAGCTGAGCTCGGCGAAAGGGTTGATCCAGGAGAGCGAGAGCGGGCCGCCGAACGCAGCCTTCATGGCCTCCCAGCACGACAGCTTCTCCCAGGTGGCGTTCTCGCCCTTCAGACGCTCAATACCCTACGACAGAGTGGAGTCGTcaaacacaacatcccacaggaccccacaacaacacactcaccTTAACAAGTCTGTgcacttaagcctaccttacactgacaagatttgggaaaaaaTCTTGTAAGACTGTcactgtagtcttttaactaatgcccctcattcaaactttactcaaaagactacacagtctttcaagaatctttcccaaatcttgtcagtgtaaggtaggctttagttgaaATGGTGGCATATTCTCTCAGACAGATGTGTTGCAATGAATGCAGTACTTAATGGGTACGTCCCAATTCACTCCCTTGTTTACGATGGAGAGCACTATGGTGCTGAAGTGGGAAAATGGTGTCTCTCCTTCACAGGAGAGTGGGAGATGAGTAAGTGATTTGGGATGCAATGCTGTGGACTCAGGCAGTTTCTACCAAAATGCATGAATTGGAGAGTATGCATCAATGTTATATGATTATGGTTTAAAAAGCACACAATGCATGCAGCATGCTTTTTGGGCTTCAGGATTACTCCTTATGTCGATGTTTGTCAATGGTCAAGACTGGTTCGGTTATTGGACAAACTGCTCAAAAGACACAGTGACATGCTTCTAGCTACCAGGGCTAGgatttgtatttttttgctACGTCTTCTCTATCTTAGGCCAGCAAGGCTTACCTGCACTGCCCTTCCCACCAATGAGAAAGCAGCATCTGGTCTACTCAAAGGGGCTATTACAGGGTTAAATTAAGAAAAGCACAACATGTAGCCAATTCAGTTAAATATAGGTCAGTTGGCAGGACTAAAAGAAAGCATGTCAAATAGTCAACAGGTCAAGAGAAAGAAGGGTTAAAAGAGGGGAAGAGCAGAAGGAGAGAAACAGTGagttgacatactgtaaggAAAAGAAAGGCTGGGATAGATAATTTCCTTCTCCACTGAATGAATGATGACCTGAAATTATTAAGTGCAACTTACTTACTGACGGCTAACTTCTAATCAACAAATTTCAAAAGTGTTCAAAGCACAGTAGTACTTATGTGATTTGTCTCTTGTTATCTTTTGGTCTTGACAGCAGTATTGCACAACTACAGAGGCAACCTCACATGAAAATACTGACACAATTACAAGAAAACCAATCAAGTTGATCATTTATTGTTTGATATGTATATACAGAAATAATAGAAAGGCCAGTAGAAAAGCAGAACTGGAAGC comes from Sardina pilchardus chromosome 6, fSarPil1.1, whole genome shotgun sequence and encodes:
- the tmem42a gene encoding transmembrane protein 42a, with the translated sequence MFSGVVYGLLAGFLGAVASTSAKLSLGADYLKGVCETGLKTWAGEDRMFQQENETAPCDWLHIPLRLLCGGLLFTCNAVMWTFFAKALRLSSSSAQATVTTTASNFISSAFLGRLIFGETHAALWWVGISLTLSGLLILHGSTNRESQTAVATKND